A genomic region of Balaenoptera acutorostrata chromosome 4, mBalAcu1.1, whole genome shotgun sequence contains the following coding sequences:
- the LOC103016065 gene encoding keratin-associated protein 11-1, translating to MSYNCSTRKLSSRMIGGQYTVPVASVATVSTPDADCLSGIYLPSSIQTGSWLLDHCQKTCCEPIACQPTCYQPTPYVSSPVRVTSSRQTTCVSNPCSTPCSRPLTFVSSGCQPLGGISTVCQPVKSVSTVCQPVGGVSTICQPSCGVSRMYKQSCVSSWRRIC from the coding sequence ATGTCCTACAACTGCTCCACAAGGAAACTCTCTTCCAGGATGATTGGAGGACAATACACTGTGCCAGTGGCCTCAGTTGCCACAGTTTCTACCCCGGATGCCGACTGCCTGAGTGGCATCTATTTGCCCAGCTCCATCCAAACTGGCTCCTGGCTCCTGGACCACTGTCAGAAGACCTGCTGCGAGCCCATTGCTTGCCAGCCAACCTGCTACCAGCCAACTCCTTATGTCTCCAGCCCTGTCCGGGTGACCTCCTCTCGGCAAACCACTTGTGTCTCCAATCCCTGCTCAACTCCCTGCAGCCGGCCGCTCACCTTTGTCTCCAGTGGCTGTCAGCCCCTGGGCGGCATCTCTACTGTGTGCCAACCAGTGAAAAGTGTCTCCACTGTCTGCCAGCCGGTGGGAGGAGTCTCCACCATCTGCCAACCATCCTGCGGGGTCTCCAGGATGTACAAGCAGTCCTGCGTGTCCAGCTGGCGAAGAATTTGCTGA